The following DNA comes from Dermacentor andersoni chromosome 2, qqDerAnde1_hic_scaffold, whole genome shotgun sequence.
GGAACGAGCACATTAATACCATAACCAGTAAGGCATCCAGAACACTCTGCTTCATTAAACGTAACTTATACTTGGCGAACTCTGCTACTAAGTTATTAGCATACACTACACTTGTTCGTTCAAAGGTAAAAGTAAACATCCattatttggaatccgcatcaaaccTATCTGATCGTTCAactcgaagcaatacaaaataaagcagcaaggTATATCACAAAATATACTCGCAAAACTAGTGTTACGGATATCAAGGAATTACTTTCATTGCCCTCTCTTCAAAACCGCCGGCTAATTACATTGTTATCACATTTTCATGCACTTTATCATAGTAGATTCCTGTTCTGCGAATCTTACATCAATGCAGCTCATAGTATTTTTCAGCGTTTTGATCACCCATTTAAAGTTCAACCCTTTTTTGCTCGCACTAATCTGTATTGTCATTCACCATTACTTTTGGCTATACGtatatcattggaataaactaccgagggacattgtatctgccattaaccatgatgtttttttttaacaagttgAAGATTTTCCTAAATGTGTGATTATTTCTGTGTTGAGTGCTTACTTGCATATGTTATTCTTTCTGTATATAATTATGTCACTGTATCTTACCAATGTTCTTTTTTACACGTTTGTAATTGTAACTGgctcccccctatgtaatgccagAATGTGCCTTTAGGGTATATGAATAAATGTGAGGGCTCACGCAGTATTCAATATGTTGTTTGCATTTTTCAGCAAGACTTTAGAACAAGGAAAAAATAACTAGGATAAATGCAGTGGGCTTGAAACTGTTGAATTGTATGTTTTCGAATGTGATGCACAGTTTGACATGCGATGTCATGCAATTGTAGAAGTATTTTCGAAGTTAAATAATTAGTTTGGACTAATTAGCTAATGAGTGATGACTGAAGTTTTCTAGTTTACGCAAGGTGGTTTCAAGCAAAACACTGTTACTCCCATCTTCGTATCCTGTAGCCTCTTTTTTAAATAGCTCAGTCGGTGTTAGCTGGAACACACTGTAGAAGAACGAGAGTTATCACTGTGATTAAGCATACAGAATTCATGAATTTGTTTAATGCTATGGCAGAAAGAAAGATTGGTACAGTTAGATAGATGTGGTTGCTTCTACGGAACAGCATTTTGTTTCCTCATTGTAAACATCTTTTTGTTTGTTCAGCAGGAGATAGTGGTACCTTAATATCATTGTGATTTTGCAAGAGCCCATAATGTCCTTCTTGTCCATATATCACCTCGCAAAGTTTTTCAAAACTGCCTTTGGTCGTACCAATGAAATGCAAACAGCAATGTTTGTGGCAAACAACATGATTAGCACAGCCTGCTGCACATGCTCAGTTCAGGCGATAGGTGGGAGGATGCATGTTCTACTGCAGTATACCTGGTCCTAGTTTAATGCATAGTTGTTTAGCATACTGCCAGCACAGCTGTTTATGCCACATGGTACCGTTAAAGGCAGTGAGTGCACGCTAAGTTTAAGCTTGGCTTTATGGCATatgctgctttcttctttttctttacgcaTTGTATAAGACCTCCTGTATTTCTTTCAACCACACAAACTGGAATTAGGGGCCTACTTCTTACCTGTCTAAAATAAAGCCGACCTATGAACCTTCTCTATGCCCACTTTTGGATGTTTTTGTGCAGAATATTCTTTTGAATGTCTGCTTGCCTTATGAGGCAAGCAGACATTCAAAACGGTAGACCAAATTGCACCTTCTAGTGCGATTGCTGAAGCTATTGACATCAGTGCCTGGCATTGACTTTTGCATTGCTCCATACCTTTTCTTCTCTCCATTCAAAAGTGTAGGCTGAAAGGTTTGTGGAGCAGAGAGTGTATAGGCACTGGTGCAACGATAGTGAAATACCAGTTGATCAGACATCGCACAGACTTCTTAGCTGAAAGCACGATTACAAAATACCTCACCCGCAGCATGGAGGTATATTTGTTTCACTTGAATGAATGATTTTATTGTGAtggcaattacatggacactccaggtgaattttcACCACTGCTGTCAATGTGAGGTTCCGTGTAAATTCCATGTGCAGTAAATTCGTGGCCACATGCTGCATGCTGTAGGTGCAAGGGTGAGCCAAGTAGGTTGGTGGCTTGACATGGCACATTGCAGTGGAGGAGGGCAGGTAGGATCTGCCTGTTTGTTGCGTGTGCAAGTGCATTGCGAGGAAGTGGTGGGATATGCATGTGCTAGGAGGGGGCAGGTTTCATGCTTCTCTCCTACTCCGGCCTCGTCTGCGTATGGCGCAGGCCATTTGCTCACTATGGGCAATTtttcgctcgctgctggtgctgctgttcATCGCGTCACCgtcttgacagcgagtgtctgcggtcattGGGTGTAATTTTGTTGCTCTCTTGTGGCACCTTGAAAAGAAGTTTGGCGACTGGTACAACCCAGCGGCTCTGTCTGCAAACACAGATGGAACCATGCTGTTAAGCTTGGGTGAGATCAGTGatagttgagcaagttggtatgaGGTCATGATGGTTATACAGGGCAAGGGAGCATTTACATGtggaaaaaagaacaggaaaagaCAAGGCGCCGACTTCCAACAAATTTATTGTCTCGTGCaacaacgcgcgcgcgcgcgcgcacacacacacacgcacgcatgcacacacacgcacacacacacacacacacagatattgCAAAGatcacaaaaagaaaattagaaacaagcaaaaaccagcgaaaaacaggaaagaaaaaagaaaaacggtggTGGGATACCGATGGTTGTCAAggtgtacagtcgccgaccgtttattcggacctcacggggactgcggaaatgtccgaataaacaggtgtccgaaaaagcagattaagaaaaaaaaatgaaatcctttatttccacgcacttcttcgggctcggcagtaggcttgaagaaatcgtgagtgcgccgttgcacgctgtcccgtttacgcgcaatcagataagcctgaatctcggagagagtcgtacggtcactataggcggctgaaagcacagtcactgcttgtgcacgctccgcatgcgacggcagcgtagcacatggtgcgtcatcgtCCGGCGGAGCAGCAGAAACCTAACGaacgatctcgccgtcgtcgagttctgcgcatgtcagtacagcagtgtcagcacttgtgaaactgtcaaatgagacggtgtccggaatcacaatgcaaccactgcgcaggtctcggcagaatattttccgcgtcagtagggagcacatcggaaggcgacaaatcttaggcctcccggcacccgcttgccggcattccccagcgcagtctgcgcgggcactgtcggcgccattagacacttgacgcgatgtttccgtacgccacgttggatcaccgaaacctcgacacagcacacaacgcaaacaccaccgtgccgacaccagtcgcacaaacgaaaaacgtgctgCTCGCAGCGTcttgcgcgaaagaaagaaatcagctgctggattgtcttgacatggcttactaagctgaaaccggaactactGTAcgaccactctatcgaaccaggcataaacgatgatgatgagcggggatttccagtagcgccacttcgtggggcagcaaggaggctccgttcaaaacaaaaatggcgttcagcaagtcgaactatgcgccgcgGTCAGAGTttgtgcatgatgccctcgaacgagttggctcaagaagtgtccgaaaaatcagacgaggggTTGCAGggcgtccgaactttcggcagttgttatacattatggtctatggggagaatggcggtgccgcgaagctgaccgaataatcgggcatgtccgaatttttggagtccggaaaatcggtcggcgactgtacgtAGTGGAGTGCTTCTTGCACCACACATTAATGCTTTCTACTGAATCAGCAATGGCATGTCTGTTGCACATGATCCCGTTTCTGTCTATGCATATTTGAGTTTTCAGTGGATGGTAGCTTTGTCCATATGGTCTGCATCATGTAGGTAATCTGATCCATGTGTGTGCGCATGCATATAAATGTTTTATGCTGAGCCTATTCCAGgtttctgcttctttctactTTTTCCAGGTGAATATGGAAACTCAGCGGTCTCCGCCTCCTACAAGCCAGCCACATGGCATTGATGGTGTGCCCTTTCAACTCAACACCAGCCTGGCTCAGTCTGGTACCACCACTGGTGATGTGGACGCGCTTCTTCGCAGGTTGCGTGCCATGGGTGACCTGTCCTGGACTGAATACGACTACAGTGTTGAGAGGCGCATACTGCATGACTATGCGTAGTGGTTGATTCTGTATGCATACTGCCACCATGCATGTCGACCGCCAAACAAGGTCTTTGTGCATTTGTGATGTGTGAAAATCACGGTTTTATTGAATAGTTGCAAATACATGACCTGCGATAAGGTCAATAGTGGATACGTGTGGCAGAATGAAAGGAGGTTTCTTCCGCTTGCAAACACATGCTGCCTTGTGTGCACAACTTGGATGGTGCAAGTGCATCAGGCAAACAACTGCTGGCACAAAATACTTGCTTGCCCTTGGAATGTCTGGCACACATTGTCTCTAATGTAGATGACATGTGTGAGGAACTACAGCCAGAGGCTTTATTCACTCCTGCGGTGTCACGGTTTTGTGACAGAAGCTGACTATGGATATTACTTAATGCAATTGTCACTAGTGCGGGCCATATATGGTGCTTATACAGTGTTTGCGCACATTTGTGCACATGACACATCTAAGCGCGCTCTCTGTACGTAATTATCTAATGCATGTCTACTTATGCATGTATACTGTATGATACTGTCTTATTGATGTAATCAATGATATAGAAATAACTGCAGTATTGTAATTAGTGGAAATATGTTCGATAGCGATGAAAGAAAGATAGCTGGccacttctctgcatgcattaTGGATAATTAGCTGACATCGCATAAGGTTGTTGTAGTGATGAAGTAGGTGTAACTAGACCAGATGTCTatagaaaattaaaataaattgtaattgTTTATTGTTAACAACAAAGTGACCAATTGTCTGTAGTAAAGGCACAAGGCTTGTTTTGACGTAGCTGCCAGAATGAAATCTGTGTTCACGCCTGTTATTCTGTGTTTAAATAAAGAATGTCAATTTTCGTAAAGCTATCTTGAAACTTTGAATGGTGGTAAGTGCAACACATGGTGACAATTTTTCCCATCATTTGTACTGGCACTCAAGGGGACAGCAATTGAAACATGGGAGAAAATGTACACATGTGGAAACCGTTGTTCAAGCACAAAAATGGCTCTTGAAAATTGAAGAGACCATGCTTTCAGTTTGGGAGGTTCTGTGAAACTGGAGCTTTCCAATAGGAAACACGTTGAGCTCGTGGGGTCTCAGCTGCGCTTGTTAACACAGGAGACGACAGTACAGTAGTGGAAAcaccataggcggaaagtttcaTTATTCCGGGAGCGATGGGGGGCGAACAGCTTTCCGACCCCACCCCACACACACAGAGGAAGAATTGTTCACTCAAGTGATGACCTTATACGAGTATCTACAAGACGCCACAGGAGACAATTCAATTTCGCAGCCCAAATCCCCTTGCATGATTTTTATTAGATGAGCCATGCGACAAGCTTATTCAGTTAAATTCAATTAAACACGTTAGGGATATATGCGTGTTTTGTATGTATTAAGTCGCCTTGCTGTAGCTACTAGCCCTGCCGTAGCTGCGAATGACTATGCGTAGCTGACGCTTACGCGGCCAGCGTGCCGCATCTAATTGTAGGTAATCATTGGTGGGTGCAACGATAAAGGCTGAGCAGGGATGGCTGATAGCTTCATTGCGCACTGTCTTCCTTCCTGGGCTGTCTTCCTGCGCCCCCAGTGTTGCAGATCGCGTAGTCTAAGTTAGCAGACAGGGTAATTGGACATCGTTGACAGAGGCCGTCCTGTAGTGGACAGAAAGATGGGTAGATAGGGATGAAGAATCTAATTTTCGGAGTCACGGTGACTCGCGTAGCTGTACAAACCGTTCATCCCCACTGCCGGCGTTCTTCATAATGCCAGCGTTGTAATAGTGAGTGCTCGTGGTCATACAGTTTTGATATTTACAGGTTTACATGGTCCATACATTACACTATGCTTATTGTTTGAATTAGTAAGTGAATGGTAACCGCAATTTATTCGGCCAATATAGCTaacgtatagactcgtgtaaggtaggcggcggtggcgtagaggtagaccACCTGCGTCGCGTGCAAGAGGTTCGAatgccggtgccgcgcaattttccaccggattttttaaaaaaaatccgcgcgttgataaaattgcataagcaggcctggagtgcggcctgatcccggtgaccagaaccagtaacgcactccctcaccagagcaggattggccaccctgttgcagtacttggccacaacctcctatatgaacacaacaatcaaaccccggccctcagtccccagcagctgcgaagcaactgaccacggctgcggtcagacctgcgacgcagcagagggtgctaagaatccctggcaccggacaggccgccattggaatatgaacctggcaatttaacgtttaacgctagaacgttatctagtgaggcgagtctagcagtgctattggaggaattagagggcagtaaatgggatataatagggcttagtgaagttaggaggtcaaaagaagcatatacagtgctaaaatgcgggcacgtcctgtgctaccggggcttagtggagagacgagaactaggattcGGATTCCTTCTTAATAAGAATATAgcaggtaacatacaggaattctatagcatcaacgagagggcggcaggtcttgttgtgaaaataagaggtacaaaatgaagattgtacaggtctacgcccctacatccagtcatgatgaccaggaagtcgaaagcttctatgaagacgtgcaatcggcgatgggtagagtgaaaacaaaatacactatactgatgggcgacttcaatgccaaggtaggcaagaagcaggctggagacaaggcagtgggggaatatggcataggcactaggaatagcaggggagagttattagtagagtttgcggaacataataatatgcggataatgaataccttcttccgcaagcgggatagccgaaagtggacgtggagaagcccgaacggcgagactagaaatgaaatagacttcatactctgcgctaaccctggcatcatacaagatgtggacgtgctcagcaaggtacgctgcagtgaccataggatggtaagaactcgaattagcctaaacctgaggacggaacggaagaaactggtacataagaagccgatcaatgagttagcggtaagagggaaaatagagcaattccagatcaagctacagaacaggtattcggctttaactcgggaagatgaccttagtgttgaagcaatgaacgacaaccttgtgggcatcattaaggagtgtgcaatagaagtcggtggtaactccgttagacaggataccagtaagctatcgcaggagacgaaagatctgatcaagaaaccccaatgtatgaaagcctctaaccctacagctagaatagaactggcagaactttcgaagttaatcagcaagcgtaattgacagctgacataaggaagtataatatggatagaattgaacatgctctcaggtacggaggaagcctaaaagcagtgaagaaggagcTAGGaatcagtggcacccacaacgataatggaagagagaatagtctagaggaattcgaaatccgacaggtaacgccggaagaagtaaagaaagccttggcagctatgcaaaggtggaaggcagctggagaggatcaggtaacaacagatttgttgaaggatggtgggcagattgttctagagaaactggccaccctgtatacgcaatgcctcatgacctcgagcgtatcggaatcttggaagaacgctaacataatcctaatccataagaaaggggacgccaaagacttgaaaaattatagaccgatcagcttactgtcagttgcctacagactatttactaaggtaatcgcaaatagaatcaggaacttGGGAATCAGGAAAGTTAGGAATTCGATCCTAACTTTCTTAACACCGATGATCGAAACTTCATCTTTGGTTGCGTTTACCGTTCACCTTCCTCTTCAATTCCAGACTTTTGTATTTCTCTCGAAAAAATAATGGCAATGTTATCCGCTGAAACAAAAGTCATAATTATGGGTGATATGAACATAAATTTAATGGAGTCATCCCCGAGCTCTGTCAGTTATTCGTCTTATTTCCAAAGTTTTGGTTACGAATGTCTTATTAATATCCCTACTCGTTCAGCTAGTTCTTGGGGGTTCTAACACTCTAATCGATCATGCATTGTCTAATCTTTTGAATCCACCTGATGCAGGAGTACTTGAAAGGGACATTACTGACCATTTTCCTCTTTTTCTGCGCACTACATCTGCACATTGTTCCTATTCAAATTGTTACACCAAACTTGTTTTTGATAAATTGTTCTCAGCAGCAGTATCTCACACTGACTGGTCTTTCGCTCTTGACACAAATGATCCGCAGGTAGCCTTCTCGCTATTTATAACAAAGTTGATATCATGCTATCATACCTACTCTCAGATAAGTAAATGCACAAAGAAAGTGGCTTCACCTCAACATCCCTGGATCACCGATAGTTTGCTTAAGGTCATGCGCACACGAGAAAACCTATATAAAAAACTAAAAGGCAACGATTCAATTTAAACCTACATGCGCGGTACAAGAAATTTTGCAACACACTTTCTTCAGGGCTTAAAAAAGCTAAAACCAAATATTACGAAGAACAAATACTTAGATGTGGTTCGGACGTAAAGAAAAAATGGCAAATAGTGAACTCCTTTCTGAATAGGAAACAAGGAGCGGATAGCATTACTAAAATATCCCACGATGGTAATACTTATTTCGAACCTCTTATGATTGCGGATGCTTTCAGTAATTTGTTTTTTGCTAATAACTCCACTCAAACTCAACACAACTTATATGCATCAAAGCGCCTTCCACATTCATTTTATATGCTTCCAACCACTCCTGATGAGGTGGCATCAGTAATCAACAATTTGAAAATAACTAGTGCTGGACTGGACAACATTCATCTTGGTCATGTTAAAATAATTTCTAAATCAATATCATTTGCAGTGTCTGAAATTATTAACCTCATGTTTAAAACAGGCACATTTCCTCGCGAGCGTAAACGTGGTAGGGTTATTCCAGTTTTTAAGAAAGGCGATCGCTCATCACTATCTAACTACCGGCCAATCTGTGTTTTACCCTTTTTTAGCAAGGTCATCGAGAAAATAATCGAAAAACGATTCATCAAATACATAACCAAATTTAATATTCTTTCACCTGACCAATTTGGATTTAGATCCGGTTACTCTACTGACCTAGCACTTGCATCTCTTACTGATCAATTAAAGAAAGCCATTGACAACGGTGAATTCGCAGCATCCTTATTTGtagacttttcaaaggcatttgacagcATTGAGCACGAAATTATCTCAAACTGGATTCAATTGGTATCACAGGTCCTCCTTTACTACTATTACGCAGCTACTTACGAGACAGATACCAGGTTGCTAGTGTCTCCGATGCTCATTCTAAACCTAAAATGATTAAtttaggtgtaccacaaggatccataTTGGGCCCGTTACTCTTTTTACTTTATATTACTGATCTACCTAACTGCCTCACATCTTCTAAATGTATACTATATGCCGATGATACAACAATTACTAATTCTGGCGAATGTCTGTCAACGGTAATAACCAAGCTTAATAGTGATCTTTATAACTTGTTAGAATGGTGCAAAATGAATAGACTGACCCATTAATCCTACTAaaactaaatttattttattctcaTTCCAGAATAAATCATCACTATGCATTCCGCCCATTTCCATTGGTGACCATTTATTACAAGCAAGTGAAGAATGCACGTACTTAGGTGTTATTATTGACTGGAACCTAAAATTTCATCGCCATATAATGCATATTAAAAAGAAGTTATCACATGGAATGCGCATTCTCATCAGGGCGCGTGCGTCCATTTTTTTCACGACCTGTGTTGCTCTCACTCTATTTCGCGTTTGTACACTCTCACATTAATTACTGCATAACCTCCTGGGGTAACACGTACACTACTCACCTAAAACCGATACAAACCATCCAAAACCAGGCAATTAGAATAATCACGTCGAATCCACACACCGCCAATGCTAAGCAGTTACTACAAGCAAATAACATTCTAGACGTTGCAGCCCTTGTCAAgtacagccttgccactcttcttTTCAAAATAATAAATGACAAAATATCATTATCGCTAATTCCTATATCATCTCTAACAAACACTAACTCAACACGTTTTGCGCTGCATAATAACTTCATTCTGCCCAAAGTGCGCACTAATTATGGGAAACAAGACATATCACTTTGCAGCCATATCATCATGGAATACATCACCATTTATAATAAAACTCCTGAAACCCCATCTATGTTATGATGAACTGAAAAAATTTCTGTTATGTAATATGTAAGTGACACTATGCATTGTATAATCCGATTTTGGTTTTAGACCTGCCATTGTTATGTACTCCAAGAAGtaattaatttatttttctttaattttttgtcTTCCTATTTTACTTTCGTTTTATCTAGTTTCGAAATATTGCTTACTGCCGTTATATTGTCTATTAATTACTTCATCTACTTAGATTTGTATGTCATTATTTATTGTTACTGGAATTGTACCAATGCAGCTGTTGTTGCTTGCTAAATGAACTTTTCTGTTAACCATGAGCAGGATGTCCCAATTCAGTTGTAagtatgggacctccttctgtatacttctatctgtatattatttttatgtaataataaaattgattgattggttgactgattgattgaacaccttagacatctgtcaagcaaaggaccaggcaggattccgtaaaggctactcaacaataaaccatattcacactatcaatcaggtgatagagaaatgtgggcaatataaccaacccttatatatagcttttattgataacgagaaagcgtttgattctgtcgaaacctcagcagtcatggaggcattacggaatcgtggtgtagacgagccgtatgttaaaatactgaaagatatctataggggctccacagccaccgtagtcctccataaagaaagcaacaaaatcccaataacgaaaggcgtcaggcagggagatgccatctctccaatgctattcacagcgtgtttacaggctgtattcagagacctggattgggaagaattggggataaaagttattggagaataccttagtaacttgcgattcgctgatgatattgccacgacaaacttggtgacattcaagttgcgcgccctttgcattgggcactgtgcacgccgtacagtggtgttgttcagcaacaacaggaagcgatcttcgtggcacgggcagccagttggacccggctgcgtatttagaattgctcgtaggtacaacggggcgtgccacttttgacggagctcgacgtttctgcgcaggcgcgagtaagagcgggcgcgagagagaagatctgggggcttttgctccttgaatatatgacagcctaggcactacggaggaggtttcttagagcgcgttgtattcgtttgtcccctagacatgccggcattgcggagttcggtcgagttggtttatacgctccgccgctggctgcccgcgcggtgaggcagtgggcgcggacgccgcttggtgatcgctgtgtctgaagggacaatgttctgactggtgttttataagtcgcgggtcgcttttttcgtcgtgacgatagatcggattttttacaagcactgctccaggagggcacatgtaaccggcaaacggaggcctcaggagagcacctgaggttatattaaagcaggcggcgcaggatctccggggcacccaagcggtagcgggggatcaaagctggaagctgggcggcccgtgggttggggccgcagaggccgaagcgtgcctgggggtgttcgcataaaacattggctgtccgcgatagcggacagccgatcttatactcccctggcatgcgcaggcctctgcgagccccaacccacggaccagtccggcttctagctttgatatccccgttgccgctttggtgtcctggaggcgccgccaataatgcgaaataatgacacgttgttttcattagtaaaaacatgatcgattaaatatgattgcgtcgagcgccaacttgcgatgctatgttcagcacaaccgcgccccgcgacttctgccggcacgcctagagacaagcgcatacaccgcgcgccaagaaactcctccgtagtacctaggcagagtcgtattttcaaggagcaaaactccccacatttcctctctcgcacccgctctcattcgcgcatgcgcgcaaacgtccgtcgtctccgcaagttccacgccccgttgtacctacgagcagttggaaatacgcgacCCGGCTAGCATGcggcacgcgcacgaggtgtcacgcgagaagaagaggaagacggttcgagcccagtttgagaacgcgactgccgcggattcctgcacgaccgcagtgacttttacttgtgggcacaagttcgcctttaataaatatccttgttttactaacatcgttacatttctggtggaggtgcggggtatgagtcgaagccccacgaacgaaagtcagcgtagccccgacaacccgcgagtccatcccgtggaactgacacctgtacaccagcggaccagccgccgtcttcgaggtgactcgcccgaattcggccctcttctcttcttgccaagagaaactcccacaacggacgccgccacaatgactacccaggtaacaccggcacagctagtcgtaagccaacctcgcaagccgccaacattccatggtgactcgttcgaagacgtggaagattggttggaactgttcgagagagtggcgagctttaatgaatggaatgagagacagaagctccgtaacgtatatttcgcgttggaagacttcgcaaaaacgtggtatgaaaaccacgaaccctctttgacctcttgggaggaatttcgacgacaactgctagcaacgtacgccagcacggatcgtaaagaaaaggctgaaatcgcacttcaagccaggaaccagctcacaaacgagaacgtggcgatgtacatcgaggacatgtc
Coding sequences within:
- the LOC126539978 gene encoding uncharacterized protein, giving the protein MFSSIFGRKRAPAGQPATVQESQQGDFVVFESTGVYEPLPAAENPLVNMETQRSPPPTSQPHGIDGVPFQLNTSLAQSGTTTGDVDALLRRLRAMGDLSWTEYDYSVERRILHDYA